One genomic region from Prunus persica cultivar Lovell chromosome G3, Prunus_persica_NCBIv2, whole genome shotgun sequence encodes:
- the LOC18783865 gene encoding protein FLX-like 2 — MGSKGRIPPAHLRRPLPGPDPFGPGIRPPHGAYPPFDMLPPPQVMEQKLAAQHVEMERLVTENQRLAATHGTLRQELAGAQHELQILHAQIGAIKSEREQQMRGLVDKIAKMEAELKSAEPVKLELQQAGAEAQNLVVSRQELIAKVQQLSQDLQRAHTDVQQIPALVSQLDSLRQEYQHCRATYDYEKKLYNDHLESLQVMEKNYVTMAREVEKLRAELLNNSNVDRRTGAPYYGTPGNNENESTGHAIGQNAYEDSYGVPQGRAPFPPPAAAAGGGATAAGTPPLVGAQPGPPGRTVYDAPRGPGYDASGGSGYDAQRGPGYDAQRGAPYDAQRPGYDVQRPNYEVQRGPGYDPSRGVNYDAQSRGAAGPQGHMPTSNAPYGSATPPARGGSGYEAPPPRGGGGGNPVRR; from the exons ATGGGAAGCAAAGGTCGAATTCCACCTGCTCATCTTCGTCGACCACTTCCCGGACCCGACCCGTTTGGTCCGGGCATACGCCCGCCCCATGGTGCCTATCCTCCATTTGATATGTTGCCTCCTCCACAAGTTATGGAGCAGAAGTTGGCTGCACAACATGTCGAGATGGAAAGGCTTGTAACTGAGAACCAGAGACTTGCTGCCACACATGGAACCTTGAGACAAGAACTGGCAGGTGCTCAACATGAGTTGCAGATATTGCATGCCCAGATAGGTGCTATCAAGTCTGAGAGAGAACAGCAGATGAGGGGCCTTGTGGATAAAATAGCCAAGATGGAAGCTGAGCTGAAGTCAGCAGAGCCTGTTAAGTTGGAGCTACAGCAGGCTGGAGCtgaagcccaaaacttggttgTGTCAAGGCAAGAACTCATTGCCAAAGTGCAACAACTCAGTCAGGATCTTCAGAGGGCTCATACAGATGTGCAGCAGATTCCTGCTTTGGTATCACAGCTTGATAGCCTGAGGCAGGAATATCAGCATTGCAG GGCGACTTATGACTACGAAAAGAAATTATACAATGACCACCTTGAATCGCTTCAGGTCATGGAGAAGAACTATGTTACCATGGCTAGGGAGGTGGAAAAGCTCCGAGCAGAGTTGCTGAATAATTCTAATGTTGATAGAAGAACTG GTGCTCCTTATTATGGAACTCCtggaaataatgaaaatgagtCTACTGGGCACGCAATAGGACAAAATGCTTATGAAGATAGCTATGGTGTTCCCCAG GGACGTGCCCCCTTCCCTcctcctgctgctgctgcaggtGGTGGTGCTACAGCTGCTGGAACTCCTCCATTAGTGGGAGCTCAACCTGGACCACCTGGAAGGACTGTTTATGATGCACCAAGAGGGCCTGGTTATGATGCCTCTGGAGGATCTGGTTATGATGCACAGAGAGGACCTGGTTATGATGCACAAAGAGGAGCTCCCTATGATGCACAGAGACCTGGATATGATGTACAAAGACCAAATTATGAAGTGCAAAGAGGACCCGGTTACGATCCATCCCGAGGTGTCAACTATGATGCACAGTCTAGAGGTGCTGCTGGTCCTCAAGGACATATGCCTACAAGCAATGCGCCTTATGGTTCCGCAACACCACCTGCTCGTGGTGGAAGTGGGTATGAGGCACCACCACCACGAGGAGGGGGAGGGGGCAACCCTGTTCGAAGATGA
- the LOC18782157 gene encoding protein trichome birefringence-like 19 yields the protein MKFHAIDLPNGKYIQPNNTHKNLFLLALTLVLLITIPLCLNNISNSPLPSPKSNAGSSKSIEKEDQCQIFTGNWVPYPDGPAYYTNETCNLIIDQQNCMKFGRPDTEFMTWRWKPDACELPLFDAAQFLELVRGKSLAFLGDSVGRNQMQSLLCLLATVTYPEDISHKYSSNTDYFKRYVYNDHNFTIANLWSPYLVKSRDVDPRGNDFNSLMSLYLDEPDEAWLTLVEQFDYVIVSVGHWFFRPLIYHENGRVIGCHKCEQDNMTSFVTSYGYRKAFRTLFKTLGSLKNYKGVTFLRTFSPSHFENGAWNEGGNCARTKPFTKEETKLDGYVLEMYLTQVEELKAAEEQGLQRGLQRGLQFRLMDTTEAMLLRPDGHPNFYGHSPHRNMTLADCVHWCLPGPIDAWNEILLYMLKTGYRPP from the exons ATGAAATTTCATGCCATTGATCTCCCTAATGGAAAATACATACAACCCAACAACACCCACAaaaatctttttctacttGCCCTTACCTTAGTGTTGCTGATTACAATCCCTCTCTGTCTAAACAACATCTCAAATTCCCCACTGCCGTCTCCTAAGAGCAATGCTGGAAGTTCGAAAAGCATCGAAAAAGAAGATCAATGCCAGATATTTACTGGGAACTGGGTTCCATATCCTGATGGACCTGCTTATTACACAAATGAAACTTGCAATCTGATCATTGATCAGCAAAACTGCATGAAGTTTGGGAGACCTGATACTGAGTTCATGACATGGAGGTGGAAGCCTGATGCTTGTGAGTTGCCCTTGTTTGATGCAGCTCAGTTCTTGGAGCTTGTTAGAGGCAAGTCATTGGCTTTCCTTGGTGACTCCGTGGGAAGAAATCAAATGCAGTCATTGCTTTGCCTCTTAGCCACT GTGACTTATCCTGAGGACATTTCTCACAAATATTCCTCAAACACAGATTActtcaagcgctatgtctaCAATGATCACAATTTCACCATAGCAAATCTCTGGTCCCCCTACTTGGTTAAATCTAGAGACGTAGATCCCAGGGGAAATGACTTTAACAGCCTCATGAGCCTCTACTTAGATGAGCCGGACGAGGCATGGCTAACTCTGGTCGAACAATTCGACTATGTGATCGTCTCAGTAGGACATTGGTTCTTCCGGCCACTGATATACCACGAAAATGGTCGCGTTATCGGGTGTCACAAGTGCGAACAAGACAACATGACGTCGTTTGTCACCTCCTACGGATACAGAAAGGCCTTTCGAACGTTGTTTAAAACTCTTGGAAGCCTTAAAAACTACAAGGGGGTGACATTTCTGAGGACGTTTTCTCCATCACACTTTGAAAACGGGGCATGGAACGAGGGAGGGAACTGTGCGAGGACAAAGCCTTTTACCAAAGAAGAAACGAAGCTAGATGGGTATGTTTTGGAAATGTACTTGACTCAAGTGGAGGAGCTAAAAGCAGCGGAAGAGCAAGGCCTGCAGAGAGGCCTGCAGAGAGGCCTGCAGTTTAGGTTGATGGACACAACAGAAGCTATGTTGCTGAGGCCTGATGGACACCCAAACTTCTATGGACACTCACCTCATAGGAACATGACTCTTGCCGACTGTGTTCACTGGTGCTTGCCAGGCCCCATTGATGCGTGGAATGAGATCTTGCTATATATGTTGAAGACAGGGTACAGGCCACCTTGA